The following is a genomic window from Onthophagus taurus isolate NC chromosome 1, IU_Otau_3.0, whole genome shotgun sequence.
TAAGAAGATGATTGATAAATGTACTAAATGCTAAATATCTAAATAGCGTAGTCAATTATTTTGAGGAAATCGTTCCGGGGTTGGCTGAAGTGGCGacaatatttatacaaattatgCCTCTTACGCTAGGATAGAAAATATTCTACGTAGACAATTAGCTTTTATTCAAACTGTAATGGAGTTAGTTATGTCGCTGTCGGGAGAGTCTTCGCTTTTTTGGACTACAACAGAGCAAAATCACTTAACGATGTCTCTGCTCAACTCCCGATATATGGGACATCTTTACGTCGAGACTTGAAGCAGTTCTTGGAAATGTCCACTCCATTTATAAGGCTACTGTTGTATAATCAATGGATAATGCAGTTATTAGAGAACATCTTGTGCAGTATTTGCTACCGACTGAACGTGGAGAAGACAAAAAAGACAAGAAACATAATATAAGTGGCGACCGCAAACTACGTTGCAAAGAACATTCTTAAAGTTAGAACGAAGTATATTGGTTATTCGAAGCAAAAGTATAtgtgtattaaatatttttttcaaaaatgttacacacGGGCATCAGCTTTTCGGAAGCTTCCATCGGAGCTTTCCATAACAGCTGTTGGCATCAAGGTATCGACAGGACAAAATCCGGTTTTATATGAAGGAAAGATCATATTTTGTAGTAGTGTGTTTAATATTCCGCTATCTGTAAAGACAAGGAAGATATCGGCTTGTAAAGTAGATGGAAATCaagggtaaaagtttgttgctgagaGATTAGTTTCTGTCGTTGCGCggataaaaaaaaactcaacacgcatttataaataataattgagaCATCCTTGTAAAAAAATCCAATTagatttaaaagtaaaaattttaaatacatattttcgCGACTTTTAATCTTGTGTAAAATGTTTAGCGGTTGGTAACTTtccacattttaattaaaactctAAAATCTAGCTTTCCTGGAATTTTcccgaaataaaattaatttttgtgttaccTCCTCTCAGGGTTTTGTCTTAAAGCTTCAACAACCGAGCTGATGATATATTGAACACTCGCTCTTTGAATTGAATTCCttgctattaataaatttttattaatacatcttcgaattaaactaatttaaattgattacCTCCCCAATAATATTGATCAACAGTTTTTAACCATCCGACATCATCGTGAGAATGTGGAACTAAGTGAACGTTAAGAGTATCCGAAGAAACTTTAGGACATGacttaaaaacaaagaaattgttaaattaattgattaataatcgatttctaattttaaaccactcaataaaataacaacaattaaacCACTTTTAAATGATGGTATCTTTTGATCCAGTCgatgttttttgtttaattaatttttaaatacatatttttaatatacttaCCTGATAACCGCAACCAGCTTTAGCGTTGTTGTTATGAGTTATGGGAATTGCAGAAATTGTCGCGAAAATAATCgcgaataaaattaatgctCTTTTCATCATTGCACCCTgaaataaagttgtttttaaaacGCAGTTTAAAGTAATAAACGTAACGATTCGAGTTATCTTCGTGATAAGTTTATATCATTTGTTGCACAAATTGCATTTCTTtgcaaaaaatcgtttatgttCGCATTCTATTTTAcgtagataaaataaattaatatatttataattataagattttagaaactttaaataacCTATGACTTTCAAATGTTACGTACTAATTGTTTATAGGTCTTTGTGtgaaattattacttaaaaccgataagaaaattattacttacataTATTTAGGATTTATTTGTTCAACTTTCGACGACAAACAACACTAAAATCTGGACTTACACTCGAAGTAATGAAATTTCACCTTATCATTTGATGATCGTCAAATATCGAGTGGGACATTAAAACGTTATCGGTTATTCTTCTCTATTCGTAAACGGACTCTCGCTCGATGAAAATTGATTGTGTTTTTCATTCGATTTGGTGAACCGATCAACCGTTTTACCACTGTAAAGTTCCACTCGGTTTCGTTCATGTGTATTGTGTCCTATGTTTGTAAATTGATGGTCCTGTTTGATGCGGTCAAGTTTATTAACCCATTTACACTGTAATTATCGTACCGATGCACGCTAATAACTTATTTccgttactttttattaactGTTTCGACTCCTTTTGTTACACGaaccatttaattttgatttggtgaatatgtaaacaataattataaaacaaaaagaatttatttgaatgatttaattaaaaaacagatacagtacaaaaatatttttagataacttttaaattttcattttgatcTCGATGACAAACGTTTTTATTTCCATGGGttttaaagttataataaaatcatctaCTATCTCAGAAGTTGTTGGATTTTTGATATTGTGTTTAAAAGATATCCATATATCATTCGATTTCGTCTGGTCATGATTGTACTTGGTAACTAAAGAGTTCCATTTTAAAGTATCTTGAACATCGTCGTTGGTGTTCATGTTATCTAAAACCTTCTTAGCCAAAATCGCCTCCATTTTTTCGCCCAAATCTACGTTTTGgatcgatttattttcaatccaTTGATTAGCTCCTAACGTAGTTTCACGATACGAAATAATATCAAATGATGAAAAAAGTTCCTACAAGAAAAactcattttattttcaattttaatttaattttaactgaATACTTTTAGATTTACTGATACTGGTTTAGAATATTCCAAATCTTCATCAGCTTCAAATACATGCTCCAAACGAAGTAAGAAATCCATTCCTTTCCATGGTTCTAATGTTAATATTTGAACATTATTGGGtaagtttgtttgtaaacctgaaaactaaaataacatttttaacaatttctacataattataataataatatgttgtTACCTCcattttatatgtttttcTATATTGATCAGGATTGAGATTATTTGTTGGCGATAAAAACGTCCAAGCTGATAAAACTTTACGTTGAATAACATCATGCTCTTGAGCCGCTACAGTATCATCTCCTTTACTTAAATATGGCCCTAACACTAAATAATGCGTTCCTCTTGCGACTAAACCTTTCCCAAACGCTTGTTCCATCAATTCCTCTCCCACCCCAAAAGCATCATCATGTTTGCAAGATCTATGTAACATTAATTCAAGTTCGCCATTGTTTAAACTGGTTCCACCTTGAGCCCTATCGGTTAAAATAGCGACTTCAACATCATCTTCAACACTTCTCATGCTTATTTTTGTTGTCACCGGGTAATAATTTCCAGAAACTGGTTCTGAAATATTAAGTTTCCAAGTTGGTCGGAAATTTCGAACTCTCTTTAACGTCTCTCTTCCATTCGAATCAGTATAAAAGATTGAATCTGATTTAAGATTGGTTGTGTATCGAGTGATGACTTCTTTTCCAGCGATTGTACTAAAACATAttagttataaaaaagaaagttaTAATGAAGTTATTGTACTCATTTGGAATTGGACCAACAACCCAATcgaattcaatgttattttcttcattataAACTCTTAAAATTTGACTTGTccattcattaaaaacttggtGAAGTTCAGAAACAACGGAGCCTTGATAAAGCCTATATGATACTTTTTTCGTCATTTGAATTGGTTCGGAGGAATTTGGACGGAATATGTAAGCACCTGATGATCTATTTGCGGAAATTTCGTTGTTACCGACGGCACCGAAATAGTACAAGAAGTCTTGAGTAAATTGAACAGTTTTTCCATTCATTTgaatgttttcaatttttcctGTGTTGGGTTCTATATTTACTCTTATGTTCTGCAAAGATgttcgtaaatttaaaattaacttgaaGTACAGATTATggtatttttagttataattggTTTCTTTTGACTTAAAATGAAGGAAAATCACGGCTACAGGGCCATAACAAAGTGGTTTTGTGGAATCGATGAAGTTATTGATTGTCTTGTATCCAGGAATAATATTGATGGTAACAATAGAAAGACAAACATTGTGATCAAGTTTCTATTTCCAAACttgcaataataaatttgaccTGCTGCAAAGACATATTCAAGAAATAACGACACTGGGTCACTGAGAAGACGTATTCGAAGAAGAAGTGTCGTAAGAAAGCTTTGAATATTACTTACTGaggaatttatttatgttcgTACGTTTTAATATGAACAAAAACCTAAAGTCTACAAATTTTACACAAGACTTAATCTGCCTatccaaaataaaattgaacaatTGAATCTACGTCTGAGTAATACATGAACCTTTGTAACATGGTTACATCATTTTCCTTCGTCATAGATCCACTATTGATTGTAAAATATTGTGAAAAGGTAGATAAATTATCGGTGGTCacaacttttttcatttttttgtgtatagTTGCGTTTAGATGTACGTAGGGCAACAAATATATGCCACATCAAATTACCCTAAATGATGTATTTGGCAATAAAGACCAACGTATTATTCAATATGTGATGTCTTGAATGCGATGCAATCTGGAATTATCATGTTAAGTTGTTTTTGTGTCTGTGTAACTTGGTCTTATCAAGAACTTATCTAGTTTAATGTAGGTCAACTTATCTAATGGTCTGttttggaaaaacattttcacattaatttaaatttctaaagttaatcgaaattatttagttatgaagtctgttttgaaaaaccatttttagtttttgcgatacaatttttttaggttattcgacaTTTTTTATACCATTGAAGTTTTTTGGATCATCTTAAAGGTTGGTGCAGAAATAATCTCATTAAATATGTTTATGAtattatcaacaattattatcaattaaagcatctacttttctATGATAGAGTCTGTTtagaaaaatcacttttagttcttgagataacaaattattaagttaatcgAAATTTTTGATGCTATTGAAGTTTCTTggattatcttaaaaacttgATACAGAAGTGATCTGATTAAATAGGTTTATGatattatcatcaattatcaattaaagcatctacttttctATGATAGAGTTTGTTtagaaaaatcacttttagttcttgagatacaaattttttaagttaatcaaaattttttatgcaaTTGAAGTTTTTTggattatcttaaaaacttgGTAcagaaatcattaaatatgtttatgatattattatcaattaaagcatCTTTTTCTATGATAGAGTCTGTTTAGAACAACCACTTCTAGCTCTtgagatacaaatttttaaagataatccATAACATATCTACCATACATAGACGTAATAGTGCAACTTTAAGTTATATACAATAGAcaatataaagcaaaaaaaaattgtaagtcAGAAGGAACCAAATACACCTATAATACAATTTTACCCCTTGTTTCAGTTGATAACCACTTTGTGCTTGTAGAATATTATTTCCAGAAGATTTTTGTACATAATACGATAAAAATCCCAAAGCAGGAACTTGTTCTGCTTTAAAAACTAATTCAGCTTTTGATGCACTAAATCTACCTGggattttttgtataaaatcggCTGTTGGAATTAAATCACGAGGTATCTTTGTtcctaaataataaaatataaatatgcaaaagataacttttaaattgttgtaaCCATTTGTTACCATTTGAATCAAGTACATCATAAGCACTACCTGTTACTGGTAATCTTACATGATAGTCTACAGGTCTGCTTAACGGATTGTATACggttacaataaaattattttctttttccgtAAAAGCGCATTGGCTGACGTTTGCTAGTAAACAAGATTCGAACTGTATTTCAGGCAACGGATCGTATCTCGGTTTATTCGGGTCGTGACCTGTTACTAGTTgactgaaaataaaaatataaaacagttgtaaatataaaacgtTTTATGACAAAAGACATAAAATCTTCAAGTTTACGACAGCATCGAGTAAACAGCGAGATATAAAGTTTCAggatactttttaattaaataaaaagtaaatgattttatacattagaattcaaaatttattaccttaAAGCAGTTGCTGTAATAAACTGGCACTCATCAAACCCTTTCGACAACATTCTCGCATAATCAAAAGCTACATGTTGTTTTTCAGTTCCTGTTATAGCGTCATGATGTTGCATGACTCCCATTGCTTCGCGcatgaaatttaaatcaacccAATCTTCTGGACCCAAATCAACTAAACAATATAGTTGTTTACAAACCTAATAAAAAGGcggttaaaaaaatgttaatgaaaaacggatttaaaatACTTGTAGGAAATTATTTCCCATTCGCTCAAATCGTTTTAATGTTGGTCTTGAGGTAAAATATCCTGTCCAATATGAATTAGGATCTGAGGCGTATGGAAAGAAATCATCTGATTTAAttggaaatgaaatttttttctcttttccaTTGTCTTTAACAGCTTTTAAGTAACACGATGGGGTCGAATATAATAAATGATATTTAGATCCATTTTTTTGCATTTCATTTCCATATCtgtatgatttaaaaaaataaaattaaaataagatatgaaaaatgatttaaataaattggtgTTTGGTGCGATAAATTAGTTAATCGACAAAACTTACTGAATAAGCTTGtctaaatttttaaaccacATATTCGCATCTTGATAATTAAAATCTTCGCCCATTGTAATAATTACATTGTCTGTGGCATATGAATTGGTAACATTATCAAGATACTCAAAAAATTCCTTTACCTAGAAGAAAAATCAGAAAGGAACATACCTTATTAATCTGTCTAAATTAGAGAACCACATATTTGCATCCATATACGTAAAATCACCACCCATagtcaaaattaagttatcGGTTTCATAAGCGCTACTTTGCTTATCAAGATATTGTGTTAAATCACGAAACTAAAGTTAGTCACGTCAagaatacatttaaatgtaattacAAAACTTACTCTTTTATCGACGTTGTAATCGGGGCTCtttttgttatcaattattGGTTCATCGTCGCAAAGTGTATCGAAACAAAAACCAGGAGGAGGTCCATAAGTGTTGTACATTACAGTTGTGAATAAGTCGGTGTTATTACctaaaatttttgctttagaaataatgaataaatgaTTTGGTAATTGTGTTAGGTTGGCgcaattaagttatttttcgtgtaatatttttaatttaac
Proteins encoded in this region:
- the LOC139429877 gene encoding lysosomal alpha-mannosidase, translated to MRFLLTLMFFVFQVYGHWIPSDKCGYESCHKTKPGMINVHIVPHTHDDVGWLKTVDQYYYGSKQDIQKAGVQYILDSVMDSLRKNKDRRFIYVETAFFWKWWMKQHDFMKHNVKKFVNNGQLEFIGGGWSMNDEAATHYQSTIDQFTWGLRKLNETFGACGIPKVGWQIDPFGHSREMASMFSQMGYDGLLLGRIDYQDKSFKFETKSPEFVWRATDSLGNNTDLFTTVMYNTYGPPPGFCFDTLCDDEPIIDNKKSPDYNVDKRVKEFFEYLDNVTNSYATDNVIITMGEDFNYQDANMWFKNLDKLIQYGNEMQKNGSKYHLLYSTPSCYLKAVKDNGKEKKISFPIKSDDFFPYASDPNSYWTGYFTSRPTLKRFERMGNNFLQVCKQLYCLVDLGPEDWVDLNFMREAMGVMQHHDAITGTEKQHVAFDYARMLSKGFDECQFITATALSQLVTGHDPNKPRYDPLPEIQFESCLLANVSQCAFTEKENNFIVTVYNPLSRPVDYHVRLPVTGSAYDVLDSNGTKIPRDLIPTADFIQKIPGRFSASKAELVFKAEQVPALGFLSYYVQKSSGNNILQAQSGYQLKQGNIRVNIEPNTGKIENIQMNGKTVQFTQDFLYYFGAVGNNEISANRSSGAYIFRPNSSEPIQMTKKVSYRLYQGSVVSELHQVFNEWTSQILRVYNEENNIEFDWVVGPIPNDTIAGKEVITRYTTNLKSDSIFYTDSNGRETLKRVRNFRPTWKLNISEPVSGNYYPVTTKISMRSVEDDVEVAILTDRAQGGTSLNNGELELMLHRSCKHDDAFGVGEELMEQAFGKGLVARGTHYLVLGPYLSKGDDTVAAQEHDVIQRKVLSAWTFLSPTNNLNPDQYRKTYKMEFSGLQTNLPNNVQILTLEPWKGMDFLLRLEHVFEADEDLEYSKPVSVNLKELFSSFDIISYRETTLGANQWIENKSIQNVDLGEKMEAILAKKVLDNMNTNDDVQDTLKWNSLVTKYNHDQTKSNDIWISFKHNIKNPTTSEIVDDFIITLKPMEIKTFVIEIKMKI